A genome region from Ascaphus truei isolate aAscTru1 unplaced genomic scaffold, aAscTru1.hap1 HAP1_SCAFFOLD_1083, whole genome shotgun sequence includes the following:
- the TP53INP1 gene encoding tumor protein p53-inducible nuclear protein 1, translating into MFQRLNNMFVGDASNVPSDEPEFSEKDDDEWVVVDFIVDACTRFSEDASAFEEISSVDETPVLSYASAAFEWLGNPSDSYFVHFNPYPMEESWFVTPPPCFTAGELTTNEVETSPMENLLIEHPSMSVYAVHNLCHKQEADCELEFHSSSSLGLDAQNEMGQHIHCYVAALSAHTNFLEQTKTYCSARLSKGRFERHLNRKSLRRQNLTRGCHPRQIKHRGLIVHQPCQRQYNY; encoded by the exons ATGTTCCAAAGACTCAACAATATGTTTGTTGGAGATGCCAGCAATGTCCCAAGCGACGAGCCTGAGTTCAGTGAAaaagatgatgatgaatgggttGTTGTTGACTTTATAG TGGATGCTTGCACTAGATTTTCTGAAGACGCATCCGCCTTCGAAGAAATCTCATCGGTTGATGAAACTCCGGTTCTCTCCTACGCATCAGCTGCTTTTGAATGGTTGGGCAACCCCAGTGACTCCTACTTCGTTCACTTCAACCCATACCCAATGGAGGAGAGCTGGTTCGTGACACCACCACCCTGTTTTACTGCAGGGGAATTGACCACTAATGAGGTGGAGACCAGTCCCATGGAGAACCTTCTCATAGAGCACCCAAGCATGTCTGTGTATGCCGTCCATAATCTATGCCACAAACAAGAGGCTGATTGTGAATTGGAGTTTCACAGCTCTAGCAGTTTAGG GTTGGATGCTCAAAATGAAATGGGTCAACACATCCATTGTTACGTTGCAGCTCTCTCTGCTCACACAAACTTTCTAGAACAGACCAAGACTTATTGCTCTGCAAGGTTGTCCAAGGGGCGTTTTGAGAGACATCTCAACAGAAAGAGCCTCCGACGCCAAAACCTCACCCGAGGCTGCCACCCCCGACAGATTAAGCACCGTGGACTAATTGTCCACCAACCTTGCCAGCGTCAGTACAATTATTGA